A genome region from Thermococcus onnurineus NA1 includes the following:
- a CDS encoding proteasome-activating nucleotidase, producing the protein MSIEDVGIKPSEEYDDYIMYLKKRIRQLELQVRTLEADKERLERELSRLRMEMSRLRQPPAFAGTLIELLDEDRAIVQNYNGPRFVVRIAPWIERENLKPGARVALDQRTMAIVELLPSEKDPSVLGFEVIERPTVSYNDIGGLDKQLQELREAIELPLKHPELFEKVGIEPPKGVLLYGPPGCGKTLMAKALAHEVNATFIRVVGSELVRKFIGEGARLVHELFELAKEKAPAIIFIDEIDAIGAKRMDETTGGEREVNRTLMQLLAEMDGFDPSGNVKIIAATNRPDILDPALLRPGRFDRLIEVPLPNFKSRLEILKIHTKRMNLKGVDLRIIAEMTEGASGADLKAITMEAGMFAIRDRREYVTQEDFLKAIEKVLGSEQRLSQQIAMHEVMYG; encoded by the coding sequence ACCCTCCGAAGAGTACGATGATTACATCATGTACCTTAAAAAGAGGATTAGGCAGCTTGAGCTCCAGGTAAGAACCCTTGAGGCAGATAAGGAAAGGCTCGAGAGAGAGCTCTCACGGTTGAGGATGGAGATGTCAAGACTCAGGCAACCACCGGCTTTCGCTGGAACACTGATAGAGCTTCTCGACGAGGACAGAGCGATAGTCCAGAACTACAACGGCCCGCGCTTTGTCGTCAGGATAGCTCCCTGGATCGAAAGGGAGAACTTGAAGCCCGGCGCGAGGGTTGCCCTTGACCAGAGGACAATGGCCATCGTTGAGCTCCTTCCAAGCGAAAAGGATCCAAGTGTCCTTGGCTTCGAGGTCATTGAGAGGCCGACAGTAAGTTACAATGACATAGGCGGTCTGGACAAACAGCTCCAGGAGCTGAGGGAGGCAATAGAACTCCCGCTCAAGCACCCCGAGCTCTTCGAGAAGGTCGGCATAGAGCCCCCCAAGGGTGTTCTCCTCTACGGCCCACCCGGTTGTGGAAAGACCCTCATGGCAAAGGCCCTAGCCCATGAGGTTAACGCAACATTCATCCGCGTCGTTGGAAGCGAACTCGTGAGAAAGTTCATCGGTGAGGGCGCTCGTTTAGTCCACGAACTCTTCGAGCTGGCAAAGGAGAAGGCACCTGCTATCATATTCATTGATGAGATTGACGCCATTGGAGCAAAGAGAATGGACGAGACAACTGGTGGTGAGAGGGAGGTCAACAGAACCCTTATGCAGCTTCTAGCGGAGATGGACGGCTTCGACCCAAGCGGCAATGTCAAGATCATCGCCGCCACCAACAGGCCGGACATCCTCGATCCAGCACTCCTCAGGCCGGGGAGGTTCGACAGGCTCATAGAAGTTCCACTGCCCAACTTCAAGAGCAGGCTCGAGATACTCAAGATCCACACTAAGAGGATGAACCTCAAGGGCGTCGACCTGAGAATAATAGCAGAAATGACTGAGGGAGCGAGCGGTGCAGATCTGAAGGCCATAACCATGGAGGCTGGAATGTTTGCCATAAGGGACAGACGTGAGTACGTGACACAGGAAGACTTCCTCAAAGCTATTGAGAAAGTTCTTGGCTCGGAGCAGAGGCTCTCCCAGCAGATAGCCATGCACGAGGTCATGTACGGCTGA